From a region of the Williamsia phyllosphaerae genome:
- a CDS encoding DUF2254 domain-containing protein, translating into MSHWFTERFVDTGRLPIFFLLVAFVLTFLFIRFSVRMIRAQVSWWPGNVTPGGMHIHHVIFGLVFMLLSGFGLVVLSDEQTPVANCVLAAVFGVGTALVLDEFALVLHLRDVYWAEEGRASIDAVFVAIAIVVLFLFGIRPIGFDGDVGELREDHSIAAVVATTIWLAVELGLAVITVLKGKLWTGLVGLFIVPLLIVGAIRLSRPAAPWARWRYARNPGKRSRSLAREERFREPMVRAKIIVQESISGRFGLPEVTTPASVGTPPPVPAALDDSALDGTTARPPHRLATAIAWQRTRRRLRPVPIWRLPLILVGLAVIASVALDTADDQFTVDGIDGGALATLLSVIAGAMITLTALVFTAITLAMQFGATQISVRVIPMLQQDRTMRASIGVFLATFVFALGIALEIAIGGQPGTTKVEAPVVSTAIAMVLTLISAVMFVMLVSKVGNVLNSERLLRWIAAEGHRAILRRYPEVPTDTETLEESAGNPTMSQPPADADVDPASVIVVRLRQVPAHGRVLLAIDLARIQRLATRWEVSVAILPAIGDFVPHDSPVFEVRGTPTGLAPHQHPAHQLQGTLIFGDTHQPSVSPVAALQSIVDVASKALSTSVNNPGLAVQALNHLEDLLLVLAPRLRAGTADVTFSRITGYRRSWADHVSIATDEIRQFSGGSMQVQRRLRGLLTTLIDNCPEAQHPPLVERLAALDVRSTTEWDSPLDRRLASASDSQGLGSESGSRRGPAVAHPSNDCITPAASANLLGSELP; encoded by the coding sequence ATGTCGCACTGGTTCACCGAGAGATTCGTCGACACAGGCCGACTGCCCATCTTCTTCCTGCTCGTCGCCTTCGTCCTGACGTTTCTCTTCATCCGGTTCAGCGTGCGGATGATCCGGGCCCAGGTGTCGTGGTGGCCGGGCAACGTCACCCCGGGCGGGATGCACATCCACCACGTCATCTTCGGTCTGGTGTTCATGCTGCTCTCCGGATTCGGACTCGTGGTGCTCTCCGACGAGCAGACCCCGGTGGCGAACTGCGTCCTCGCCGCGGTGTTCGGTGTCGGGACGGCGCTCGTACTCGACGAGTTCGCACTCGTGCTGCACCTGCGCGACGTCTACTGGGCCGAGGAGGGGCGCGCGTCGATCGACGCGGTGTTCGTCGCGATCGCGATCGTCGTGCTGTTCCTGTTCGGCATCCGCCCCATCGGTTTCGACGGCGACGTCGGCGAACTCCGCGAGGACCACTCGATCGCCGCGGTCGTCGCGACGACGATCTGGTTGGCCGTCGAGCTGGGCCTCGCGGTGATCACCGTGCTCAAGGGGAAGCTGTGGACCGGGCTCGTCGGACTGTTCATCGTCCCGTTGCTGATCGTCGGCGCGATCCGTCTGAGTCGGCCCGCCGCTCCGTGGGCGCGGTGGCGATACGCCCGCAACCCGGGCAAACGGAGTCGATCGCTGGCCCGGGAGGAACGTTTCCGCGAGCCGATGGTGCGGGCGAAGATCATTGTGCAGGAGTCCATCTCCGGACGTTTCGGGTTGCCCGAGGTGACCACCCCCGCGAGCGTCGGCACGCCACCGCCGGTCCCCGCCGCCCTCGATGACTCCGCCCTCGACGGCACCACCGCACGGCCACCCCACCGACTCGCCACCGCGATCGCGTGGCAGCGCACGCGGCGGCGGCTGCGGCCGGTGCCGATCTGGCGCCTACCCCTGATCCTGGTCGGTCTCGCGGTCATCGCGTCGGTGGCGCTCGACACCGCCGACGACCAGTTCACCGTCGACGGCATCGACGGTGGCGCCCTGGCCACCCTGCTCAGCGTCATCGCGGGCGCGATGATCACCCTCACCGCGCTGGTGTTCACCGCCATCACCCTGGCCATGCAGTTCGGGGCGACCCAGATCTCGGTGCGCGTCATCCCGATGCTGCAGCAGGATCGCACCATGCGTGCGTCGATCGGTGTCTTCCTGGCCACGTTCGTCTTCGCGCTCGGCATAGCACTGGAGATCGCGATCGGCGGGCAGCCAGGCACCACGAAAGTCGAGGCGCCTGTGGTGTCGACGGCCATCGCGATGGTCCTGACGCTGATCAGTGCAGTCATGTTCGTGATGCTGGTCTCGAAGGTGGGCAATGTCCTCAACTCCGAACGCCTGCTGCGGTGGATCGCCGCCGAGGGTCATCGCGCGATCCTGCGGCGCTACCCCGAGGTGCCCACCGACACCGAGACACTCGAGGAGTCGGCCGGGAACCCGACCATGTCCCAGCCGCCCGCCGACGCCGACGTCGACCCGGCGTCGGTGATCGTGGTGCGGTTGCGGCAGGTCCCCGCACACGGTCGCGTCCTGCTGGCCATCGATCTCGCACGGATCCAGCGACTGGCGACCCGCTGGGAGGTGTCGGTGGCGATCCTGCCCGCGATCGGCGACTTCGTCCCCCACGACAGCCCGGTGTTCGAGGTCCGCGGCACCCCGACCGGGCTGGCGCCGCACCAACATCCGGCACATCAACTGCAGGGCACACTGATCTTCGGCGACACCCACCAACCATCGGTGAGCCCGGTCGCCGCACTACAGTCCATCGTCGACGTCGCATCCAAGGCGTTGTCGACGTCGGTGAACAACCCCGGTCTCGCGGTCCAGGCACTGAACCACCTCGAGGACCTGCTCCTCGTACTGGCACCGCGACTGCGCGCCGGCACCGCCGACGTCACGTTCTCGCGGATCACCGGATACCGACGTTCCTGGGCCGACCACGTCTCCATCGCGACCGACGAGATCCGACAGTTCAGCGGTGGATCCATGCAGGTGCAGCGCCGACTACGGGGGTTGCTGACGACCCTGATCGACAACTGCCCGGAGGCGCAGCACCCGCCGCTGGTCGAACGACTCGCCGCACTCGACGTCCGCAGCACCACCGAGTGGGACTCCCCGCTCGACCGCCGCCTGGCGAGCGCCTCGGACTCCCAGGGGCTCGGATCGGAGTCGGGTAGCCGACGCGGACCGGCGGTGGCTCACCCCAGCAACGACTGCATCACCCCGGCCGCCTCGGCGAACCTGCTCGGATCCGAACTCCCGTAG
- a CDS encoding MFS transporter → MTDLQTPAVSVAARLDRLPIVRAHWVATGVIGLGLFFDLYENFLAATISSVLRTDLDLSRTELNLLLGSAFLGQFLGAAVMGRYADRVGRRRAFMINLAVYSLFSLLGAFSPNATFLVVTRFIAGIGIGAEFALADSYLSDLLPKNMRGKFISWAYTVAFLGVPTVGLLARWLVPLEPFGVDGWRWLFVFGGLGSFAVWLVRRGLPESPRWLETQGRHDEADEICRRFEQQAIDAGHVLAEPDPHLTVTPMKKVPPTALFRAPLTRRTTMLWILSVLEVFGYYGFGTLAPIILLDKGFDLVTSLGFVAATYIGYPLGSVLAIPIVERIERKWLVISSAGLMAAFGLWFGFADAAWAIVVSGVLYTMASNLFSNAYHVYLADSYPTAIRGTAAGAAYSLSKLATGVLPFILLPFLDANGSGAVFALVAVAMVALMINVAVLGHRSTGLSADATV, encoded by the coding sequence GTGACTGATCTCCAGACCCCCGCGGTGAGTGTCGCCGCGCGTCTCGACCGCCTGCCGATCGTGCGCGCGCACTGGGTGGCCACCGGCGTCATCGGCCTCGGCCTGTTCTTCGACCTCTACGAGAACTTCCTGGCCGCGACCATCTCGTCGGTGCTGCGAACCGACCTCGACCTGAGCCGGACCGAGCTGAACCTGCTCCTCGGATCAGCCTTCCTGGGCCAGTTCCTCGGTGCCGCGGTGATGGGCCGATACGCCGACCGGGTGGGCCGGCGCCGCGCGTTCATGATCAACCTCGCGGTGTACTCGCTGTTCTCGCTGCTCGGCGCATTCAGCCCCAACGCGACGTTCCTGGTCGTCACCCGGTTCATCGCCGGGATTGGCATCGGAGCCGAGTTCGCACTCGCCGACTCGTACCTCTCGGACCTGCTGCCCAAGAACATGCGGGGCAAGTTCATCTCCTGGGCCTACACGGTCGCGTTCCTCGGAGTCCCCACCGTCGGCCTGCTGGCGAGGTGGCTCGTGCCCCTGGAACCGTTCGGAGTCGACGGATGGCGCTGGCTGTTCGTCTTCGGCGGGCTCGGCTCGTTCGCGGTGTGGCTGGTCCGTCGGGGCCTGCCGGAGTCACCGCGCTGGTTGGAGACGCAAGGCCGCCACGACGAGGCCGACGAGATCTGCCGTCGTTTCGAGCAGCAGGCCATCGACGCCGGCCACGTGCTGGCCGAGCCCGATCCGCACCTGACGGTCACACCGATGAAGAAGGTCCCGCCGACCGCACTGTTCCGTGCGCCGCTGACCCGACGCACGACCATGCTCTGGATCCTGTCGGTCCTCGAGGTCTTCGGGTACTACGGGTTCGGCACCCTCGCGCCCATCATCCTGCTGGACAAGGGGTTCGATCTCGTCACGTCGCTGGGTTTCGTCGCGGCGACCTACATCGGCTACCCACTCGGATCCGTTCTGGCCATCCCGATCGTCGAACGCATCGAGCGCAAGTGGCTGGTGATCTCCTCGGCCGGGCTGATGGCCGCGTTCGGACTCTGGTTCGGGTTCGCCGACGCCGCGTGGGCGATCGTCGTGTCCGGTGTGCTCTACACGATGGCGTCGAACCTGTTCTCCAACGCGTATCACGTGTATCTCGCCGACTCCTACCCCACCGCGATCCGCGGAACGGCTGCGGGCGCGGCGTATTCGCTGTCGAAACTGGCCACCGGCGTCCTGCCGTTCATCCTGCTGCCGTTCCTCGACGCCAACGGGTCGGGCGCGGTGTTCGCCCTCGTCGCGGTCGCCATGGTCGCCCTGATGATCAACGTCGCGGTTCTGGGCCACCGCAGCACGGGGTTGTCCGCCGACGCGACGGTGTAG
- a CDS encoding S8 family peptidase: MIGDTHTSGDTGTGRRIVVFAPNDGSSSYAGTLRQVAGMTSVASTTDFAGQALDIEQTRSAQATIFAELGVAVVDADADQIVALDAMCSLDGAIRSIEPERVQRIRSAESGGASPDYLRGYRGGVTDLSERLGGAVVSAAATGPIVDTDQFTWGLIATGVSTSAATGAGVKVAVLDTGMDLTHPDFVGRSITAQSFVSGEQPQDGHGHGTHCVGTSCGPLAPPTGRRYGIAHGAEIYVGKVLGNDGGGPDAGILAGLNWALANGVHIVSMSLGADVRAVSQAYETVGRRALDAGTLIIAAAGNNANRPSDPGFVGVPANSPSIAAVGAIDGASAIAPFSARSTRVDGGNVDIAAPGVDVYSSWPVFAESPSRYNTISGTSMATPHVAGIAALWCETTGRRGRDLWTTLTREARRLDIPAADVGAGLVQAPR, from the coding sequence ATGATCGGCGACACCCATACCTCTGGCGACACCGGGACCGGACGGCGCATCGTCGTGTTCGCCCCGAACGACGGGAGTTCCTCCTACGCAGGCACTCTGCGTCAGGTGGCGGGCATGACGAGCGTGGCCTCGACAACCGATTTCGCAGGACAGGCCCTCGACATCGAGCAGACCCGCTCGGCTCAGGCGACCATCTTCGCCGAGCTGGGGGTCGCGGTCGTCGACGCCGACGCCGATCAGATCGTCGCGCTCGACGCCATGTGCTCGCTCGACGGCGCGATCCGATCGATCGAACCCGAACGCGTGCAGCGCATCCGCTCCGCCGAGTCGGGCGGGGCGTCGCCGGACTATCTGCGCGGCTATCGCGGCGGCGTCACCGATCTGTCCGAACGTCTCGGTGGGGCAGTGGTTTCGGCCGCGGCCACCGGCCCGATCGTCGACACCGATCAGTTCACCTGGGGACTCATCGCGACCGGGGTGTCCACCTCCGCGGCCACCGGCGCCGGGGTCAAGGTCGCGGTGCTCGACACGGGTATGGACCTCACCCACCCCGACTTCGTCGGTCGCTCGATCACGGCGCAGAGCTTCGTCTCGGGTGAGCAGCCCCAGGACGGCCACGGCCACGGAACGCACTGCGTCGGAACGTCGTGCGGTCCGCTCGCGCCGCCGACCGGTCGGCGGTACGGCATCGCGCACGGAGCGGAGATCTACGTCGGCAAGGTGCTCGGGAACGACGGCGGCGGTCCGGACGCGGGGATTCTCGCGGGTCTGAACTGGGCGCTGGCCAACGGTGTGCACATCGTGTCGATGTCGTTGGGCGCCGACGTTCGGGCGGTGTCGCAGGCGTACGAGACCGTCGGCCGACGCGCACTCGACGCGGGCACCCTGATCATCGCGGCGGCGGGTAACAACGCCAACCGGCCGTCGGATCCCGGTTTCGTCGGGGTCCCGGCCAACAGTCCGTCGATCGCCGCGGTCGGCGCGATCGACGGCGCATCGGCCATCGCCCCGTTCTCGGCGCGCAGCACGCGCGTCGACGGCGGCAACGTCGACATCGCGGCGCCGGGTGTCGATGTCTACTCGTCGTGGCCGGTCTTCGCCGAGAGTCCGTCGCGGTACAACACGATCAGCGGGACCTCCATGGCGACACCGCATGTGGCGGGCATCGCCGCGCTGTGGTGTGAGACCACCGGCCGGCGGGGTCGCGACCTGTGGACCACGCTGACCCGGGAGGCCCGTCGCCTCGACATCCCCGCCGCCGATGTCGGCGCGGGTCTGGTGCAGGCGCCCCGCTGA
- a CDS encoding DMT family transporter, with translation MSSNDSAFVRSATPLSTRSGVWFGFLGVLAFSFTVPFTRVAVGALDPLFVGTARAVVAGVLAMIALAVCRVRFPSRSQVTRLVVVAIGIVVGFPVLTSLALTTTTAAHSAVIIGLLPAITAATVVMRTGERPGRRFWLFSVAGACAVIGYSFIAHGSLGSPSIGDLYLVGAVLLGALGYSEGGLLARELGAWQTVSWALVVAFPVMSVATVVVAVLAPPHASAAQWSAFAYLGVVSMFLGFFAWYRGLAIGPMTTVSQTQLIQPVLTLIWSALLIGEAITAPLVIGGVVIVGCAWGAVRSRMSSAATAAVATPAVTGSASPEVPRGTPVPLR, from the coding sequence ATGAGTAGCAACGATAGCGCTTTCGTCCGGTCCGCGACACCGCTTTCCACACGGTCCGGTGTCTGGTTCGGCTTCCTCGGCGTGCTGGCCTTCTCGTTCACGGTCCCGTTCACGCGCGTGGCGGTCGGCGCACTTGATCCGCTGTTCGTCGGCACCGCCCGAGCGGTGGTCGCCGGCGTCCTCGCGATGATCGCGCTCGCCGTGTGCCGTGTGCGGTTCCCGAGTCGGTCCCAGGTCACCCGACTCGTCGTCGTGGCGATCGGCATCGTCGTCGGTTTCCCTGTTCTCACCTCGTTGGCCCTGACCACCACCACCGCAGCCCACTCGGCGGTCATCATCGGACTGCTGCCCGCGATCACCGCGGCCACCGTGGTGATGCGCACCGGCGAGCGGCCCGGGCGCCGGTTCTGGCTGTTCAGCGTGGCCGGAGCGTGCGCGGTCATCGGCTACTCGTTCATCGCGCACGGCTCGCTGGGCAGCCCGAGCATCGGTGACCTCTATCTGGTCGGGGCCGTGCTGCTCGGTGCGCTCGGCTACTCCGAGGGCGGGCTGCTGGCCCGGGAACTCGGCGCCTGGCAGACGGTGAGCTGGGCGCTGGTCGTCGCGTTCCCGGTCATGTCGGTCGCCACCGTCGTCGTCGCGGTCCTCGCACCGCCGCACGCGAGCGCGGCGCAGTGGTCGGCGTTCGCCTACCTGGGCGTGGTCAGCATGTTCCTGGGATTCTTCGCCTGGTACCGCGGACTGGCGATCGGTCCGATGACGACGGTCAGTCAGACCCAGCTGATCCAGCCGGTGCTGACCCTCATCTGGTCGGCCCTGCTCATCGGAGAGGCGATCACGGCACCGTTGGTCATCGGTGGCGTGGTGATCGTCGGATGCGCGTGGGGCGCGGTGCGGAGCCGCATGTCCTCGGCGGCAACTGCGGCGGTCGCCACCCCGGCGGTCACTGGATCGGCGAGTCCGGAGGTGCCGCGCGGAACACCGGTGCCTCTTCGATAG
- a CDS encoding aminotransferase-like domain-containing protein, which translates to MADSSPGSRLPSTRILAERFTAGPVTVQRAIATLVADGLVETRPGAGNFVVHRPRTRRTADVDWQTTSLGPERSGASPVGSSLRGVDRETIALHGGYPHMSLMPMREVRSALAKAIREDRSFERPPIAGVSELRAWFVRELTGVADDAWRDSDAVITSGGQSALSTVFRALAGPGEPIVMESPTYWGAITAARQAGLVIVPVARTTGAPRPEDLDDALRSSGARLFYAQPNFANPTGALWNPADRREILDVIRSRRAFLVEDDWAHDFAIDETPVPLATADGDGHVVYIRSLTKSASLTLRVAAVVARGPARNRIANALAVNDLYVSPLLQQAALDVVTRPSWRTHCTRLRRELTERRDLLVRSVAEHAPDLELTHVPRGGLNLWLRLPEDADAETYAARALTRGVSISPGAEWFPADVSGPHIRLNYGSSDPSRFAEAAGVMQSLLG; encoded by the coding sequence GTGGCCGATTCGTCCCCGGGGAGCCGGTTGCCCTCGACGCGCATCCTGGCCGAACGCTTCACCGCGGGCCCGGTGACGGTGCAACGCGCCATCGCCACCCTGGTGGCCGACGGACTCGTCGAGACCCGGCCCGGTGCAGGCAACTTCGTCGTGCACCGCCCGCGCACTCGTCGCACCGCCGACGTCGACTGGCAGACCACGAGCCTCGGCCCGGAGCGCAGTGGCGCATCGCCGGTGGGCTCGTCGCTGCGCGGCGTCGACCGCGAGACCATCGCGCTGCACGGCGGCTACCCGCACATGTCACTGATGCCCATGCGCGAGGTGCGCTCGGCGTTGGCCAAGGCGATTCGCGAGGACCGCAGCTTCGAAAGGCCGCCGATCGCCGGGGTCAGCGAGCTGCGGGCGTGGTTCGTCCGAGAACTGACCGGCGTCGCAGACGACGCGTGGCGCGACTCCGACGCGGTGATCACCTCCGGCGGTCAGAGTGCGCTGTCCACGGTGTTCCGCGCCCTCGCCGGCCCGGGCGAACCGATCGTCATGGAGTCGCCGACCTACTGGGGTGCGATCACCGCTGCCCGGCAGGCCGGTCTGGTCATCGTGCCGGTGGCCCGCACGACCGGCGCACCGAGGCCGGAAGATCTCGACGACGCCCTGCGGTCCTCGGGTGCGCGACTGTTCTACGCCCAACCGAACTTCGCCAATCCCACCGGTGCACTGTGGAACCCGGCGGATCGTCGAGAGATCCTCGACGTGATCCGTTCGCGGCGCGCGTTCCTCGTCGAGGACGACTGGGCACACGACTTCGCCATCGACGAGACCCCGGTCCCGCTCGCGACGGCCGACGGTGACGGTCACGTGGTCTACATCCGATCGTTGACCAAGAGCGCGTCGTTGACGTTGCGGGTGGCCGCGGTGGTCGCGCGTGGACCGGCGCGCAACCGGATCGCCAACGCGTTGGCGGTCAACGACCTCTACGTCTCGCCGCTGCTGCAGCAGGCGGCGCTCGATGTCGTGACCCGACCGTCATGGCGCACCCACTGCACCCGACTGCGGCGCGAACTCACCGAACGCCGGGACCTGTTGGTGCGCAGCGTCGCCGAGCATGCACCCGACCTCGAGTTGACCCACGTTCCGCGTGGCGGGTTGAACTTGTGGCTGAGACTGCCCGAGGACGCCGACGCCGAGACCTACGCCGCCCGCGCACTGACCCGCGGGGTGTCGATCTCGCCGGGTGCGGAGTGGTTCCCGGCCGATGTGTCCGGGCCGCACATCCGGCTCAACTACGGGAGTTCGGATCCGAGCAGGTTCGCCGAGGCGGCCGGGGTGATGCAGTCGTTGCTGGGGTGA
- a CDS encoding DUF1490 family protein, whose product MLVHGLIAKATTTVVTGAVGAVAYDLARKAVAKAPVRDAAVVVTSWGLRGTRKAEESAESARLAVADVVAEARERVGEETTPPGTADAGHTHEH is encoded by the coding sequence ATGCTCGTGCACGGCTTGATCGCCAAGGCGACAACGACAGTGGTGACCGGCGCGGTGGGCGCCGTCGCCTACGACCTCGCGCGCAAGGCCGTCGCGAAGGCGCCGGTCCGCGACGCCGCCGTGGTCGTCACATCCTGGGGCCTGCGGGGCACCCGCAAGGCCGAGGAGTCCGCGGAGTCGGCACGCCTGGCCGTGGCCGACGTGGTCGCCGAGGCACGCGAACGCGTCGGCGAGGAGACCACCCCTCCGGGCACCGCCGACGCCGGACACACCCACGAGCATTGA
- a CDS encoding HNH endonuclease signature motif containing protein — MPDTDTVSVLEANYAALEQLLDEIAAGSSDACSDAVVAELAERHERVVRRMESIGNRRILDVSDREAFRVSGSKSLTDYMSTRLRITRPRRRLRAVQHLEAMHAMTGEKLPPRAPNTAVGLADGHLGAEHVDAILDVLAKVPAAVDPDETAKAESALATEARRLTPREITQLGVRILAYLDPDGTLTDDRDRARNRKLSLGSQDAQLMSTLSGTLDPTTRALFEVVLAAWAAPGMNNPDDDQSPRGDTAGIDPDHLRDAAGRDTRSAAQRNHDALKALLQCAADGGLLGASHRGLPPHIIISITENELRDRAGVANTATGTDLPFTDVLTLAAKAQMHLAVFDDHTAEPLFLGRAHRLASQAQRFLLFAKYGGCGAADCPTPYAHCEIHHAEKDWADGGTTDANHLAPACGPHNRAVGPNPDQWTTEKITTGPDRGRYGWRRNTDPPEELHANHRHHIRELLDQHGDDDPWVENTSHVEIPLSSIEHRLALRLIERIPRPTADVAWPRRPVSYM, encoded by the coding sequence ATGCCTGACACCGATACCGTGTCTGTTCTGGAAGCGAATTACGCTGCGCTCGAACAGCTCCTAGACGAGATCGCAGCTGGCTCGTCGGATGCATGTAGCGATGCGGTGGTCGCGGAGTTGGCCGAGCGTCATGAGCGGGTGGTGCGGCGGATGGAATCGATCGGAAACCGACGGATCCTGGACGTGTCTGATCGGGAGGCCTTCCGGGTGTCGGGGTCGAAAAGCCTGACCGACTACATGTCGACCCGGTTACGGATCACCCGCCCCCGCAGACGGTTACGCGCAGTCCAACACCTCGAAGCCATGCATGCGATGACCGGCGAGAAACTCCCACCCCGCGCCCCGAACACCGCAGTAGGCCTGGCCGACGGACACCTGGGTGCCGAGCACGTCGATGCGATCCTCGACGTACTGGCCAAGGTTCCCGCCGCAGTCGACCCCGACGAGACAGCGAAAGCCGAATCCGCGTTGGCCACCGAAGCGCGTCGGTTGACGCCGCGGGAGATCACCCAGCTCGGGGTCCGGATCCTGGCCTACCTCGACCCCGATGGCACCCTGACCGACGACCGTGACCGCGCCCGCAACCGGAAGCTGTCATTGGGTTCTCAGGACGCGCAGCTGATGTCGACACTGTCCGGGACCCTCGACCCGACCACCCGGGCACTGTTCGAGGTGGTGCTCGCGGCGTGGGCGGCACCCGGGATGAACAACCCCGACGACGATCAGTCTCCGCGCGGCGACACCGCCGGCATCGACCCCGACCATCTGCGCGACGCCGCCGGCCGCGACACCCGCTCAGCGGCCCAACGCAACCACGACGCATTGAAAGCGCTGCTGCAGTGCGCGGCCGACGGCGGCCTGCTCGGTGCGTCGCATCGCGGACTGCCACCGCACATCATCATCTCGATCACCGAGAACGAACTCCGCGACCGCGCCGGCGTCGCGAACACCGCGACCGGCACCGACCTCCCCTTCACCGACGTGCTGACGCTGGCGGCGAAAGCGCAGATGCATCTCGCGGTGTTCGACGACCACACCGCCGAACCACTGTTCCTCGGCCGCGCCCACCGCCTCGCATCCCAAGCCCAACGATTCCTGTTATTCGCGAAATACGGCGGCTGCGGGGCAGCGGACTGCCCGACCCCCTACGCGCACTGCGAAATCCACCACGCAGAAAAAGACTGGGCCGACGGCGGCACCACCGACGCCAACCACCTCGCACCCGCATGCGGCCCCCACAACCGGGCCGTCGGCCCCAACCCCGACCAATGGACCACCGAAAAAATCACCACCGGCCCCGACCGCGGCCGATACGGCTGGCGCCGCAACACCGACCCACCCGAGGAACTCCACGCCAACCACCGACACCACATCCGCGAACTCCTCGACCAACACGGTGACGATGACCCGTGGGTCGAGAACACATCACACGTCGAGATCCCGTTGTCGAGCATCGAGCACCGACTGGCGCTTCGACTGATCGAACGGATACCGCGGCCCACCGCAGACGTCGCCTGGCCCCGGCGCCCGGTCAGCTACATGTGA